In a single window of the Delftia tsuruhatensis genome:
- the ribBA gene encoding bifunctional 3,4-dihydroxy-2-butanone-4-phosphate synthase/GTP cyclohydrolase II: protein MNNSKSPVPISPVEDIIADMRAGRMVILVDEEDRENEGDLVLAADHVTPEAINFMARFGRGLICLTLTRERCEYLKLPPMAARNGTVYSTAFTVSIEAAEGVTTGISAADRARTVQAAVARDSRPSDLVQPGHIFPLQAVDGGVLMRAGHTEAGCDFAALAGCTPAAVICEIMKDDGTMARLPDLQLFAAEHGLKIGTIADLIQYRSRNESLVSKVGSRALQTAHGEFIAHAFRDLPSQSVHLALVKGQWDPETPVPVRVHEPLSVLDALETGRTLHSWSLDSSLEYIARQGHGVAVLLNCGESGDQLLAQFDGSARAAQAPERGRMDLRTYGVGAQILRDCGVHKMQLMGQPRRLPSMAGYGLEISGYIPKE from the coding sequence TGAACAACTCCAAGTCCCCCGTGCCCATCTCGCCGGTGGAAGACATCATTGCCGACATGCGCGCGGGCCGCATGGTCATCCTCGTCGATGAGGAAGACCGCGAGAACGAAGGCGACCTGGTGCTGGCCGCCGATCACGTCACCCCCGAGGCCATCAACTTCATGGCCCGCTTCGGCCGTGGCCTGATCTGCCTGACGCTCACGCGCGAGCGCTGCGAATACCTGAAGCTGCCCCCCATGGCCGCGCGCAACGGCACCGTGTACAGCACGGCCTTCACCGTCTCCATCGAGGCCGCCGAGGGCGTGACCACGGGCATTTCCGCCGCCGACCGCGCGCGCACCGTGCAGGCCGCCGTGGCCAGGGACTCCAGGCCCTCCGACCTGGTCCAGCCCGGCCACATCTTCCCCTTGCAGGCCGTCGATGGCGGCGTGCTCATGCGCGCCGGCCACACCGAGGCCGGCTGCGACTTCGCCGCCCTGGCCGGCTGCACGCCCGCCGCCGTGATCTGCGAGATCATGAAGGACGACGGCACCATGGCCCGCCTGCCGGACCTGCAGCTGTTCGCGGCCGAGCACGGCCTGAAGATCGGCACCATCGCCGACCTGATCCAGTACCGCAGCCGCAACGAATCCCTGGTGAGCAAGGTCGGCTCGCGCGCCCTGCAGACGGCGCACGGCGAATTCATCGCCCATGCCTTCCGCGACCTGCCCAGCCAGTCCGTGCACCTGGCCCTGGTCAAGGGCCAGTGGGATCCCGAGACCCCCGTGCCCGTGCGCGTGCACGAGCCGCTGTCCGTGCTCGACGCCCTGGAGACCGGCCGCACCCTGCACTCCTGGAGCCTGGACTCCAGCCTCGAATACATTGCGCGCCAGGGCCATGGCGTGGCCGTGCTGCTCAACTGCGGAGAAAGCGGCGACCAGCTGCTGGCCCAGTTCGACGGCAGCGCCCGCGCGGCCCAGGCGCCCGAGCGTGGCCGCATGGACCTGCGCACCTATGGCGTGGGCGCGCAGATCCTGCGCGACTGCGGCGTGCACAAGATGCAGCTCATGGGCCAGCCGCGCCGCCTGCCCAGCATGGCCGGCTACGGCCTCGAGATCAGCGGCTACATCCCCAAGGAATAA
- the ribH gene encoding 6,7-dimethyl-8-ribityllumazine synthase encodes MLNAEKGQALNLDGAELRIGIVQARFNESITNSLTQACREELLALGVKAENIAHVTVPGALEVPVALQALAETDEYDALVALGCIIRGETYHFELVANESGAGVTRLALDYQLPIANAIITTENTEQAIARQTEKGRDAARVAVEMANLLQTMVRT; translated from the coding sequence ATGTTGAACGCAGAAAAGGGCCAGGCCCTGAACCTGGACGGCGCGGAACTGCGCATAGGCATCGTGCAGGCCCGCTTCAATGAAAGCATCACCAACAGCCTGACCCAGGCCTGCCGCGAAGAGCTGCTGGCCCTGGGCGTGAAGGCAGAGAACATAGCCCACGTGACCGTGCCCGGCGCCCTGGAAGTACCCGTGGCGCTGCAGGCGCTGGCCGAGACCGACGAGTACGACGCCCTCGTGGCGCTGGGCTGCATCATCCGTGGGGAGACATACCACTTCGAGCTGGTGGCCAACGAATCGGGCGCAGGCGTGACGCGCCTGGCCCTGGACTACCAGTTGCCGATCGCCAACGCGATCATCACCACCGAAAACACCGAGCAGGCCATCGCACGCCAGACCGAAAAGGGGCGCGATGCGGCCCGGGTCGCCGTGGAGATGGCCAACCTGCTCCAAACCATGGTCCGAACATGA
- the prfH gene encoding peptide chain release factor H gives MLLIQLTASHGPAECEHAVRLTLRELLRDCAARGIAVDVLEEAPTPAGYKSVLLRCEGDTGPLQGWLGTIQWIFDSPLRPHHPRRNWFVAVQKCEPPRQLPADGEIVFQACKASGKGGQHVNTTDSAVHALHVPSGISVKVMSERSQHANKRLARELLALRLARLNAQGEGQARRERSQQHWRVERGGPVKVFRA, from the coding sequence ATGCTGCTGATCCAGCTGACCGCATCCCACGGCCCCGCCGAGTGCGAGCACGCCGTGCGCCTGACCCTGCGCGAGCTGCTGCGCGACTGCGCCGCGCGCGGCATCGCCGTGGACGTGCTGGAGGAAGCGCCCACGCCGGCCGGCTACAAATCCGTGCTGCTGCGCTGCGAGGGCGACACGGGCCCGCTGCAAGGCTGGCTGGGCACCATCCAGTGGATCTTCGACAGTCCCCTGCGGCCCCACCACCCGCGCCGGAACTGGTTCGTGGCCGTGCAGAAGTGCGAACCGCCGCGGCAGCTGCCGGCCGATGGCGAGATCGTCTTCCAGGCCTGCAAGGCCTCGGGCAAGGGCGGCCAGCATGTCAACACCACGGATTCCGCCGTCCATGCCCTGCATGTGCCCAGCGGGATTTCGGTGAAGGTCATGAGCGAGCGCAGCCAGCATGCCAACAAGCGGCTGGCACGCGAGCTGCTGGCCCTCAGGCTGGCACGCCTCAACGCCCAGGGCGAGGGCCAGGCGCGCCGTGAGCGCAGCCAGCAGCACTGGCGGGTGGAGCGCGGCGGTCCCGTGAAGGT
- the ybgC gene encoding tol-pal system-associated acyl-CoA thioesterase produces the protein MAFEFPIRIYWEDTDAGGIVFYANYLRFFERARTEWLRALGIEQQRLREQTGGMFVVTQAQLQYLRPARLDDQLLVTAALQSSGRASLTIRQQALLASASDGTAPQPLLCEGTIRIGWVDGTTMRPARIPNRILEQLS, from the coding sequence ATGGCCTTCGAGTTTCCGATCCGCATCTACTGGGAGGACACCGATGCCGGCGGCATCGTGTTCTACGCCAACTACCTCAGGTTCTTCGAGCGCGCCCGCACCGAGTGGCTGCGCGCCCTCGGCATCGAGCAGCAGCGGCTTCGGGAACAAACGGGCGGCATGTTTGTCGTAACCCAGGCCCAGCTGCAATACCTGCGGCCGGCCCGGCTCGATGACCAACTCCTTGTTACCGCCGCGCTGCAAAGCAGTGGCCGCGCTTCGCTGACAATACGCCAGCAGGCGCTGCTGGCATCCGCCAGTGATGGCACCGCGCCGCAGCCCCTGCTGTGCGAAGGCACGATACGCATTGGATGGGTGGATGGCACGACCATGCGCCCCGCAAGAATTCCGAACCGCATCCTGGAGCAACTCTCATGA
- the nusB gene encoding transcription antitermination factor NusB: protein MSDEQSTPASGRPPRQSRTGLTSTGARKAASKSNRSRAREFALQALYQHIVSGNDVEAIDRFTRDLSGFHKADSVHYDALLRGCITAQADLDALIAPKLDRTMAEISPIEHASMWIGVYEFQHCPDVPWRVVLNECIELAKEFGGTDGHKYVNAVLNGLAPALRADEVAHDRAAKAASAPGAADESASQAG from the coding sequence ATGAGCGACGAACAATCCACACCGGCCTCCGGCCGCCCCCCGCGCCAGAGCCGCACGGGCCTGACCAGCACCGGCGCGCGCAAGGCCGCCTCCAAGTCCAACCGCAGCCGCGCGCGCGAGTTTGCACTGCAGGCGCTGTACCAGCACATCGTCAGCGGCAACGACGTGGAGGCCATCGACCGCTTCACGCGCGACCTGTCGGGCTTCCACAAGGCCGACTCGGTGCACTACGATGCGCTGCTGCGCGGCTGCATCACGGCCCAGGCCGACCTGGACGCGCTGATCGCGCCCAAGCTGGACCGCACCATGGCCGAGATCTCGCCCATCGAGCACGCCAGCATGTGGATAGGCGTGTACGAATTCCAGCACTGCCCCGACGTGCCCTGGCGTGTGGTGCTCAACGAGTGCATCGAGCTGGCCAAGGAATTCGGTGGCACCGATGGCCACAAGTACGTGAACGCCGTGCTCAACGGCCTGGCACCGGCGCTGCGTGCCGACGAGGTCGCGCATGACCGTGCCGCCAAGGCGGCCTCTGCCCCCGGCGCGGCGGACGAATCCGCCAGCCAGGCCGGTTGA
- a CDS encoding biopolymer transporter ExbD — MPAVASRGGRSRRTVNEINMVPFIDVMLVLLIIFMVTAPMLTPGSINVPSAGKAARTPPKRADVMIDKDGAIRIKAGSIDKAVTLKELGTAAKDWQDQQSDDSAVLISADKKLPFETVMAAMSELQTAGVKRVAFGVKSSQ, encoded by the coding sequence ATGCCCGCAGTAGCCTCGCGCGGTGGCCGCAGCCGCCGCACCGTCAACGAGATCAACATGGTGCCCTTCATCGACGTGATGCTGGTGCTGCTCATCATCTTCATGGTGACGGCGCCCATGCTCACGCCGGGCTCCATCAACGTGCCCAGCGCGGGCAAGGCCGCGCGCACGCCCCCGAAGCGCGCTGACGTGATGATCGACAAGGATGGCGCCATCCGCATCAAGGCGGGCAGCATCGACAAGGCCGTCACGCTCAAGGAGCTGGGCACGGCCGCCAAGGACTGGCAGGACCAGCAAAGCGACGACAGCGCCGTGCTGATCTCCGCCGACAAGAAGCTGCCCTTCGAGACCGTGATGGCCGCCATGTCCGAGCTGCAGACCGCCGGCGTCAAGCGCGTGGCCTTCGGCGTCAAGTCCTCCCAGTAA
- a CDS encoding RNA ligase RtcB family protein, whose translation MGNSLSDTYIEVFANRGVWIEDAAIQQLRTTATNLAGMRAAVGLPDLHPGRGYPVGAAFFSTGRFYPALVGGDIGCGMSLYATELAAHKTSAPKLEKAVGNIDGPLPQELLDAVDMQQLEHIAQASGVADLAYLQDSLGTIGGGNHFAELQLVDTLYEEGALDKKRVHLMVHSGSRGLGGAILRAHVEAFSHDGLAAGSDAATQYLCQHAAAIAFAQLNRASIAARLLRALRTRGEALLDITHNHVIAHHWRGEDGFLHRKGATPADQGLVVIPGSRGDYSYLVRPVAGRDEALHSLAHGAGRKWARTDCMGRLRPRFTLDELLRTQFGSAVVCADRELVYEEAPQAYKDVDSVVASLQEAGLVQLVARLRPLLTYKKGAMQCC comes from the coding sequence ATGGGCAATTCCCTTTCGGACACCTACATCGAGGTGTTCGCCAACCGCGGCGTCTGGATTGAAGACGCCGCCATCCAGCAACTTCGCACCACGGCCACCAACCTGGCCGGCATGCGCGCGGCCGTAGGCCTGCCGGACCTGCACCCCGGCCGGGGCTATCCGGTAGGCGCGGCGTTCTTCTCCACCGGTCGCTTCTACCCGGCCCTGGTCGGTGGCGACATCGGCTGCGGCATGTCGCTGTACGCCACCGAGCTGGCGGCGCACAAGACCTCGGCCCCCAAGCTGGAAAAGGCCGTGGGCAACATCGACGGCCCCCTGCCCCAGGAACTGCTGGACGCCGTGGACATGCAGCAACTGGAGCACATCGCCCAGGCCAGCGGTGTGGCCGACCTGGCGTATCTGCAAGACAGCCTGGGCACCATCGGCGGCGGCAACCACTTTGCCGAACTGCAGCTGGTGGACACGCTGTACGAGGAAGGCGCACTCGACAAGAAACGCGTGCACCTCATGGTGCACAGCGGCTCGCGCGGGCTGGGCGGCGCCATCCTGCGCGCGCATGTCGAGGCCTTCAGCCACGACGGCCTGGCCGCAGGCAGCGATGCCGCGACACAGTACCTGTGCCAGCACGCGGCCGCCATCGCCTTTGCCCAACTGAACCGCGCCAGCATCGCGGCACGCCTGCTGCGCGCCCTGCGCACGCGCGGCGAAGCCCTGCTGGACATCACCCACAACCATGTGATTGCCCACCACTGGCGCGGCGAGGACGGCTTCCTGCACCGCAAGGGCGCCACGCCGGCCGACCAGGGTCTGGTGGTGATCCCGGGCTCGCGCGGCGACTACAGCTACCTCGTGCGGCCCGTGGCCGGGCGCGACGAGGCCCTGCACTCGCTGGCGCATGGCGCGGGCCGCAAATGGGCGCGCACCGACTGCATGGGCCGGCTGCGCCCGCGCTTCACGCTGGACGAGCTGCTGCGCACCCAATTCGGCAGCGCCGTGGTCTGCGCCGACCGCGAACTGGTCTACGAGGAGGCCCCCCAGGCCTACAAGGACGTGGACTCCGTCGTCGCCAGCCTGCAGGAAGCCGGCCTGGTGCAACTGGTGGCGCGGCTGCGCCCCCTGCTGACCTACAAGAAGGGAGCCATGCAATGCTGCTGA